From the Pseudomonas putida genome, one window contains:
- a CDS encoding ABC transporter substrate-binding protein, with protein MKTPLRHLITALGLAFTLNAHAAEPAKPESIRIAVPDLSAGSKHSAGGVVDVLRDQQLLEKEFAKDGIRIDWHFFKGAGPVVNEALANGQADFAYLGDLAAIVGKANGLDTRVLTAGVRGVKSYLGVVPGSGIKTLHDLKGKRVAVFRGTANQLSFASALASQGLSERDLKVINLDFNAANAALAAKQIDATWGLSSLLSLRERGLVELPVNSRDLAGAGSTQAVLLGTGDFIRKYPELVQRLVNAQEQAASWVRDEHNREAYVDLVANNANWPRSILSDDLAKEDLAHYFDPRLDADFVAQLQQGVDLAARERLIRRGFQVSEWIEPRFLDAALQHQQAVQAAR; from the coding sequence ATGAAAACCCCTTTGCGCCACCTGATCACCGCCCTCGGTCTGGCCTTTACCCTGAACGCCCATGCAGCCGAGCCGGCCAAGCCGGAAAGCATCCGTATCGCCGTACCCGACCTGAGCGCCGGCAGCAAGCACAGTGCTGGTGGTGTGGTCGATGTACTGCGTGACCAGCAACTGCTGGAGAAGGAATTCGCCAAAGACGGCATCCGCATCGACTGGCATTTCTTCAAGGGCGCAGGGCCCGTGGTCAACGAAGCCTTGGCCAATGGCCAGGCCGACTTCGCCTACCTGGGCGACCTGGCGGCGATCGTCGGCAAGGCCAACGGCCTGGACACCCGCGTGCTGACGGCAGGGGTGCGTGGAGTGAAGAGCTATCTGGGGGTGGTGCCGGGCTCCGGCATCAAGACCCTGCACGACCTCAAGGGCAAGCGCGTGGCGGTGTTCCGCGGCACCGCCAACCAGCTGTCGTTCGCCAGTGCCCTGGCCAGCCAGGGGCTGTCCGAACGTGACCTGAAAGTGATCAACCTCGACTTCAATGCCGCCAACGCCGCGTTGGCCGCCAAGCAGATAGACGCTACCTGGGGTCTCTCCAGCCTGCTGTCGCTGCGTGAGCGCGGGCTGGTCGAGCTTCCTGTCAATTCCCGCGACCTGGCCGGCGCCGGCAGCACCCAGGCGGTTTTGCTCGGCACTGGCGATTTCATCCGCAAATACCCCGAGCTGGTGCAGCGCCTGGTCAATGCCCAGGAGCAGGCCGCCAGCTGGGTACGCGACGAGCATAACCGTGAGGCTTATGTCGACCTGGTGGCGAATAACGCCAACTGGCCGCGCAGCATCCTCAGCGATGACCTGGCCAAGGAAGACCTCGCCCATTACTTCGACCCACGGCTGGACGCCGATTTCGTTGCCCAGCTGCAGCAGGGCGTCGACCTGGCCGCCCGCGAGCGCCTGATTCGCCGTGGCTTCCAGGTTTCCGAGTGGATCGAACCCCGCTTCCTCGATGCCGCACTGCAACACCAACAGGCCGTGCAGGCCGCCCGCTGA
- a CDS encoding TauD/TfdA dioxygenase family protein — protein MSNAALASAPHALELDIHPVAGRIGAEIRGLKLSADLDAATIDAIQAALVKHKVIFFRGQAHLDDLTQEGFAKLLGEPVAHPTVPVVDGTSYLLQLDGAEGQRANSWHTDVTFVDAYPKASILRSVVAPASGGDTVWANTAAAYQELPEPLRELADKLWAVHSNEYDYASIKPDVDPAKLERYRKVFTSTVYETEHPVVRVHPISGERALQLGHFVKRIKGYSLADSQHLFAVLQGHVTRLENTVRWRWEAGDVAIWDNRATQHYAVDDYGSQPRIVRRVTLAGEVPVGVDGQLSRTTRKG, from the coding sequence ATGAGCAATGCCGCCCTGGCCTCCGCGCCACACGCCCTCGAACTCGACATCCACCCCGTTGCCGGCCGCATCGGCGCCGAAATCCGTGGGTTGAAGCTGTCCGCCGACCTCGATGCCGCCACCATCGACGCCATCCAGGCTGCCCTGGTGAAGCACAAGGTGATCTTCTTCCGTGGCCAGGCTCACCTGGACGACCTTACCCAGGAAGGCTTCGCCAAGCTGCTCGGCGAGCCGGTCGCCCACCCAACCGTTCCAGTGGTGGACGGCACCAGCTACTTGCTGCAACTGGACGGTGCCGAAGGCCAGCGGGCCAACTCCTGGCACACCGACGTAACCTTCGTCGATGCCTACCCCAAGGCCTCGATCCTGCGCAGCGTGGTGGCGCCGGCTTCAGGCGGCGATACCGTCTGGGCCAATACGGCGGCGGCCTACCAGGAACTGCCCGAGCCGTTGCGCGAGCTGGCCGACAAGTTGTGGGCGGTGCACAGCAATGAATATGACTACGCGAGCATCAAGCCCGATGTCGACCCGGCCAAGCTCGAGCGTTATCGCAAGGTGTTCACCTCCACCGTCTACGAGACCGAGCACCCGGTGGTGCGGGTGCACCCGATCAGTGGTGAACGTGCATTGCAGCTGGGGCACTTCGTGAAGCGCATCAAGGGCTATTCGCTGGCCGACTCGCAGCACCTGTTTGCGGTGCTGCAGGGGCATGTGACGCGGCTGGAAAACACCGTGCGCTGGCGCTGGGAGGCGGGTGATGTGGCGATCTGGGATAACCGCGCCACGCAGCATTATGCGGTGGATGACTACGGCTCCCAGCCGCGAATCGTTCGTCGAGTGACCCTGGCCGGGGAAGTGCCGGTTGGGGTTGATGGTCAGTTGAGCCGGACTACCCGCAAAGGCTAA